The DNA region GATAATACGTTTATCTTCCCATTTTTCCGATAAAACATAATGACTTCTTGTATAATTGAGTATTTTAATGATAAGTTCTATATCAACTTCATAATATTGATTATTGTCTTGGTAGTTTACTAAAAGTTCCTCAATTTCTTTGAAATTATCCTCGATTTCATCTTTTTTATAGGCTGGGTTTTGAGGAAAAACTAATGAACCTGGTACTAATACATCAATTACTGAAGGATCTAAAACATTAGAACGAGTTGGTTTAAGATTTCCCCCTATCCAAACAGGTTGTAGTTTGATATTATGAATATCATCTCCAATTGCTTGCCGCATCGCTTCATCTGCTTCGTGAATAGAACGAAAAGCGTCTAGTATATGTTCTGGTAAAAAGAGGCGAGTTACATCTTTTAGTTGTGAACGATAACCATACATTCGAGCATGTTGATGAACTGTATCCATTACTTTTTGTTTTGCATCTCGTCCATAATAAGTTACCATTAAACCTTCAATTGTTACACCTCTTCCTAATCTATTACCCCCAATTAATATGTTCATGCCAGGATTATAATTAGGCTCTTTCTCAGGATTATTTGCATTAATTATTTTAGGAATTGCACGTCTTAGTTGAACTTTTAGCTCATCTATAAGTTCAATAATTGGAGGTAAATTATCAGCAGTTTTATTTAGCTCCTTGTAAGCTTGATCTAACCATTTCCGAGCTTGTTTATTTTCTGTATCTGAACTTTTTTCTCTAATTGCTTGATCTAAATTAATTACAAATTGACTAATCACTTTTTCTAATACACTATGAATATCTTGCTTATAACAAACATGAGCAAGAAAAGAATATTTATCATCTTCTTTGCCAGAAGATAACATTTTGTAGATTGAACCTAAGAAGAAGCAACAAAGTGCAAGTCGTAATCCTTCAGGAATTATCCATTTATTCCCCGGATTTATTGTACCTTTTTGTTTCTTAAGTTCGTTAATTTCTCCAGCATCTACAATACAAGAGTAGTTACTTTTCTCAGCAAAAAATAACTCACCTCCCATATAACTATCTCCCGGCTCTGGTAGTGCGGCACAAAATTGTGGCTTACAAGGCTGAGAGAGCTTTTGTAATAATAAACTTTGAGGAGTCGCTGTGATTTGAATATAAATATGATTAGCAACCTCTTGACGAATTTTACCTATCGTCTCAAAAATTTTACTATCATCAATCGTATCTTTTCCTTTTTTAGCTTGTTTAGATTCATTCGTATTTAAACTAGCGTTATCCGCTTCATCATCAAAAATCAAAGTAGGAACATATTTTATTTTTGCTGCTTTTAAAACTTTTAATAAATTATCTAAGTGATGACCGTTTTTTGTAGAAACTAAAACAACACCTGTATCTTTGATATAGGGTGCAACTTTAGTTTTTGCAAAACCATCAGGGTCTTTTTTCCATGCTTCCCAATCAAAGAAAACAGGACCTGCTTGAACTTGATTATTAAAACGATTAGCCGTTTGTTTTCCTAACCATGTATTATCAGAGGTTAAAATAATAAAACAGCGAAAATTGTTTTCATGAGCCAGTGCTAGGGTTGCAATAGTTGTGTTAGTTTTACCACTTTGAACTCGACCATAAATAAGTCCAGTTGTCCCATTAGGAATAGCATCTATTCCTTTATAAGGTTGACTCACTAAACCTGTACTATTTTTCCCTACATCACCATTCCCAAAATTCTCTGAATAAACTCTGACACAATTTTGGACAATTTCAATAGCAGTTTCTTTAAGTTGATTCGCTTCTCTTTCTCCGATTTTTTTCTCTAATCTCTTAATTAATCTGTCAATACAGTCGCCATTAGTTTTAATCTGAGTGGGTATCATAGGTTATTTGATGTTGATAAAATTACTTCAGGCCAATTATTTTGAGGGATTGTCTGTTCCAAGGGAACTCTCCCCGTACCTTTAACATAATAACTTCCTCTTAGTTCTCTTTTAATAGAAACACGCTGCTTGGCTAAACCCTCACTAGGATCAATAATTGTCCATAGTTGTTGTTCTGATAGACAACAAACGCCATCCCGATGACAAATTAATGCTATAAAAAGTTTGATATCCGGATAAGCTTCACGAAATTTTGTTAATGCATTTTCTTCCTGCGAACTGAAGCTAAATGACCATGAAGAAGTAGGCTTTTTTGATATTTTAAATAAAATAGCTGATTCTTGGTTTGAGCTTTTTATTGTATAGAGAGATGAATGAATATAAGATAAATAACTGATAGAGATATAAGATGTTCCTTTGAGGAGTCGAAGAAAAGCCGCACCGTGCAGAAATTCTAGATCATTAATACTCATAGAACTATTGGCAAGAATTATTTATATCAATAATAAATATCATAAGAGCAGGTATAAAATTTTTCCAGTACTTATTCTACTTGTAGTACTAATTAATTTGTCACACAAGAAATAGTTTTTTGCATTAATAAAAGTAAACGCACCTTGCCAATCAAGTCAAAGTGCGATACGTGTTAGGCCCACTTACGGGAACTTTATTTGTATAGTTCCGCGATTTCTAATTGCTAGGGCTAGATGCTAAATATCCTGTTCGCTCAACTCGCGTGTGATGTGATCAAATGGTTCATCCACAAAAGTAGTATTAACTACACCTGCTGTTGCCACCTGTTCCTTAATCAGATCCTTGAGAATTTGGATACCGCGAACCGTAGGCCCAATAGGTACTCCTAAAGAATTGTAAGTTTCCCGTAGCCCTTGTAGCACACGCTCATCCAATACATTTGTGTTTCCGGCAACTAACGCATAGGTGGCATAGCGCAGATAGTAGTCCATATCCCGCAGACAAGCTGCATAACGACGAGTTGTATAAGCATTTCCACCGGGGCGAATCAATTCTGGCAGTTCTTCAAATAACTTTAAACCAGCTTGCTTGACAAGTGCAGCTGCATTAGTATTTATCGCTGCTGCCGCTTGTACTCGTGCTGTACCACTGTCAAAGTAAGACTTCAGGCTATCGATCGCATTCCGGTCAAAATACCGGCCAGCTAAGTCATAATTCTTAATTAAACTTGTTACCGCATCGCGCATTCCTTCTTCTCCCAATCATTACTATTTATGGTTTGATATTTATTTGGCTGCACTTATGCACCAGTAAATTTTTGTGCTATTAAAAATAGATTCGGCACAAAAACAATTTATCCACTATCTATGGATTCTATGCCAAAGTTGACCCCTATATGATGAACTTTCCAGTTTTGTACAGATGATCCCTGAAAGGTTAATATAACCTGATAATCTAGATATCTGTTACAGAAGCTACAAAATCAGCTAATGTCTAGTATTTAAGATATTTCTGGTGTGTCACGGCCTGATTGAGATCAGCAGGGTTAGGATGCAATGTAAGATTCTGGTTTACTTTAGGAAATTGGTAGAGAAGGAGTAACAATGACAACACCCCAAGAAGTCTTGAAAAGAATTCAAGATGAAAAAATTGAACTGATTGATCTCAAATTCATCGATACAGTAGGGACTTGGCAGCACCTCACACTGTACCAGAACCAAATCGATGAGACTGCATTTACTGATGGCGTACCTTTTGACGGTTCCAGCATTCGGGGTTGGAAAGCAATCAACGAATCAGATATGACGATGGTACTCGACCCCAACACTGCTTGGATCGACCCATTCATGGAAGTCCCAACGCTAAGTATAATTTGTAGTATTAAGGAACCTCGCACGGGTGAATGGTACAATCGTTGCCCACGCGTTATTGCCCAAAAAGCAATAGATTACCTGGTTTCCACTGGTGTTGGTGACACAGCCTTCTTTGGCCCTGAAGCTGAGTTCTTTATCTTTGACAATGCTAGGTTTGCCCAAACCGCTAACGAAGGCTACTACTTCTTAGACTCCGAAGAAGGTGCTTGGAATTCCGGTAAAGCTGGTACAGAGAACAAACCCAACTTAGGTTACAAACCACGCTTCAAAGAAGGTTACTTCCCAGTCTCACCGACGGATTCTTTCCAAGATATCCGTACAGAGATGCTGTTGACGATGGCACAATTAGGTGTACCCATTGAAAAGCATCACCACGAAGTAGCCACTGGTGGTCAGTGCGAACTAGGTTTCCGCTTTGGCAAATTGATCGAAGCGGCTGACTGGTTGATGATTTACAAATATGTCATCAAGAACGTTGCCAAAAAACACGGCAAAACCGTCACCTTCATGCCAAAACCGATTTTTGGCGACAACGGTTCTGGAATGCACTGCCACCAATCCATCTGGAAAGACGGACAACCTCTGTTTGCAGGTGATAAGTATGCTGGTTTGAGCGACATGGCATTGCACTACATTGGTGGTCTTCTCAAACACGCACCAGCGCTGTTGGCAATTACCAACCCTAGCACCAACTCATATAAGCGCCTAGTACCTGGTTATGAAGCACCAGTAAACTTAGCTTACTCCCAAGGGAACCGTTCTGCTTCTATCCGTATTCCTTTATCTGGCACTAACCCCAAAGCCAAGCGTTTAGAATTCCGTTGTCCAGATGCTACTTCTAACCCCTACTTGGCATTTGCTGCAATGCTTTGTGCTGGTCTTGATGGCATCAAGAACAAAATCCATCCTGGTGAACCCTTAGATAAGAATATCTATGAACTCTCTCCAGAAGAACTGGCAAAGGTTCCTTCAACTCCAGGTTCTTTAGAACTGGCGTTGCAAGCACTAGAAAAAGATCACGCCTTCTTGACCGAATCAGGCGTATTCACGGAAGACTTTATCGAAAATTGGATTGACTACAAGCTAGGTAACGAAGTTAAGCAGTTACAGCTGCGCCCTCATCCCTACGAGTTTTACCTCTACTACGATGCTTAATTAAGTACCGTAGCTATCTAAATATATAAGTTTTGCCGCCCCAGAGTAGAGGGTGGCTTTTTTTCCAGAGTTGTCAGTTGAGAGATCCTTGCCCAAATAATACTGATGCCTTTTAAGATCATTCCTGAAAGTTGAAAGGAAAAAACACATGGATATTATTGGTACAAATGAGGACGATTTTCTTGCTGGCACTATTGGCAGCGATCGCATTGATGCTTTGGATGATGACGATACTATTGTATCCTTAGCCGGTGACGACGAAATCTTTGGTAACGATGGCGAAGACCTGATCGTTGGTGGAGCAGGAAACGACACAATTGATGGTGGGGATGGCGACGATCTAGTATTTGGAGATGCTGGGAACGACTCCATTGATGGCGACGATGGGGTTGACGTGATCAATGGGGGGGACGGCAATGACCGCATCATTGGTAACAATGACAATGACCGCATCTTCGGTGATGCAGGGAATGACACCATTAATGGTAATGATGGAGATGACATCCTCAATGGCTCTGATGGCGCCGACGTAATTTCTGGCGACGCTGGAAATGATCGAGTTTTTGCGGGTAATGGGAATGACACGGTATCAGGTGGCGGGAGGAACGACCAACTCAATGGTGATGCAGGCAATGATCTTGTTCAGGGTGAGGCTGGTAACGACACCGTATTTGGTGGGACTGGAGTTGGAAATGACACCCTTACTGGTGAAACTGGCACGGACTTATTGATTGGTGGAGCTGGAAACGACTCTTTATCAGGTGGTGATGGGAGCGATCGCCTGATCGGCGTTGAACCTTTTGCCCCAGGATTTGGATCGATTGTTAACGAAGTCGATACCTTAACTGGTGGGGCTAATAGCGATACCTTCGTCCTGGGAGCAGGTAATGAAATTTTCTATGATAATGGCAACAATAGTGACTACGCCTTGATTACTGGCTTCAATATCAGCCAAGACTTTATTGAACTACCTGAATCTACCTTTAGCTTGGGTAGTATCTCTATTAATAATGCCGTGGGGACAGGGATATCTTTTAACAACGACTTAATCGCGGTTGTTCAAGGAGTTTCAATTTCAGATTTTAGCCGTGGCTTTGATTTTGTCTAAACACATATCACTATAAGTTGTGAACTTTGAAGTAAAAGGGGCTGGGAACTGGGGATTAGGAATTGGGGAACAAAATCCATCCTGGTGAACCCTTAGATTTAGATAAGAATATCTATGAACTCTCTCCAGAGGAGCTTGCAAAGGTTCCGTGACATACTCCCTGCGCCGCCCTCCGGGACGGCGAGGGCTTCTAGGTGACTCCCCCCAACGGGTTGGACATTTCCCTAGCTTTTGAAAGGACAGGATGCCCCACCGCCCTATGTTTTATATTTCGCGCTGCGTTGTGGTCACGGTCGTAACTAGCACCGCACTGGCAACTGTGCCATCGGTCAGCCAGTGTTTTTGGGACTGTCGCGCCACAATCAGAGCATTCTTGACTTGTGCCGTTGGGATTTACCGCTACTATCAAACACCCAGCACTTGCAGCCTTGATGTTCAGAATTTGTAGAAATTGACCCCATCCAGCATCATTTACAGATTTCGCTAGCATTGATTTTGCTAGTCCCTTGATATTTAAGTTTTCATGTGCAATAACCTGGGATTGCTTAAGTAAACATAAGGCAGTTTTATAATGAAAATCTTTACGTTGATTAGCAACTTTTAAATGAGATTTTGCAACACGCTTAATAGATTTTTGACGACGTTTTGACCCTTTCTTTCTACGGGATAATTGACGCTGCAACCGCTTTAATTTCTTTTCAGATTTGCGATAATGTCGAGGGATTTGTACTTCCTGTTTGTCATTCGTCACCAAAAATGATTTCAGTCCCATGTCAATACCGAGTGTGTTATCCAGT from Nostoc commune NIES-4072 includes:
- the glnA gene encoding type I glutamate--ammonia ligase, encoding MTTPQEVLKRIQDEKIELIDLKFIDTVGTWQHLTLYQNQIDETAFTDGVPFDGSSIRGWKAINESDMTMVLDPNTAWIDPFMEVPTLSIICSIKEPRTGEWYNRCPRVIAQKAIDYLVSTGVGDTAFFGPEAEFFIFDNARFAQTANEGYYFLDSEEGAWNSGKAGTENKPNLGYKPRFKEGYFPVSPTDSFQDIRTEMLLTMAQLGVPIEKHHHEVATGGQCELGFRFGKLIEAADWLMIYKYVIKNVAKKHGKTVTFMPKPIFGDNGSGMHCHQSIWKDGQPLFAGDKYAGLSDMALHYIGGLLKHAPALLAITNPSTNSYKRLVPGYEAPVNLAYSQGNRSASIRIPLSGTNPKAKRLEFRCPDATSNPYLAFAAMLCAGLDGIKNKIHPGEPLDKNIYELSPEELAKVPSTPGSLELALQALEKDHAFLTESGVFTEDFIENWIDYKLGNEVKQLQLRPHPYEFYLYYDA
- a CDS encoding calcium-binding protein — encoded protein: MDIIGTNEDDFLAGTIGSDRIDALDDDDTIVSLAGDDEIFGNDGEDLIVGGAGNDTIDGGDGDDLVFGDAGNDSIDGDDGVDVINGGDGNDRIIGNNDNDRIFGDAGNDTINGNDGDDILNGSDGADVISGDAGNDRVFAGNGNDTVSGGGRNDQLNGDAGNDLVQGEAGNDTVFGGTGVGNDTLTGETGTDLLIGGAGNDSLSGGDGSDRLIGVEPFAPGFGSIVNEVDTLTGGANSDTFVLGAGNEIFYDNGNNSDYALITGFNISQDFIELPESTFSLGSISINNAVGTGISFNNDLIAVVQGVSISDFSRGFDFV
- the apcB gene encoding allophycocyanin subunit beta, translated to MRDAVTSLIKNYDLAGRYFDRNAIDSLKSYFDSGTARVQAAAAINTNAAALVKQAGLKLFEELPELIRPGGNAYTTRRYAACLRDMDYYLRYATYALVAGNTNVLDERVLQGLRETYNSLGVPIGPTVRGIQILKDLIKEQVATAGVVNTTFVDEPFDHITRELSEQDI
- a CDS encoding RNA-guided endonuclease InsQ/TnpB family protein gives rise to the protein MRLAYQYRLRPTKQQIATFENWLELCRRQYNYRLAERFNWWEQNRCNVDRCSIISCGIAPLKDKPSYYSQKRDLTNTKALFSDYKEIPSHTLQDVIARVEKTFDRWLKGDSKGFKSGRPRFKGKGRYHSLAFPDPIKPEHLTGKFIQLPKIGKVKMILHRPIPDGFKIKTATITCKADNWYISLSLEDVTVPSTKVDVIPALDNTLGIDMGLKSFLVTNDKQEVQIPRHYRKSEKKLKRLQRQLSRRKKGSKRRQKSIKRVAKSHLKVANQRKDFHYKTALCLLKQSQVIAHENLNIKGLAKSMLAKSVNDAGWGQFLQILNIKAASAGCLIVAVNPNGTSQECSDCGATVPKTLADRWHSCQCGASYDRDHNAARNIKHRAVGHPVLSKAREMSNPLGGVT
- a CDS encoding Z1 domain-containing protein — its product is MIPTQIKTNGDCIDRLIKRLEKKIGEREANQLKETAIEIVQNCVRVYSENFGNGDVGKNSTGLVSQPYKGIDAIPNGTTGLIYGRVQSGKTNTTIATLALAHENNFRCFIILTSDNTWLGKQTANRFNNQVQAGPVFFDWEAWKKDPDGFAKTKVAPYIKDTGVVLVSTKNGHHLDNLLKVLKAAKIKYVPTLIFDDEADNASLNTNESKQAKKGKDTIDDSKIFETIGKIRQEVANHIYIQITATPQSLLLQKLSQPCKPQFCAALPEPGDSYMGGELFFAEKSNYSCIVDAGEINELKKQKGTINPGNKWIIPEGLRLALCCFFLGSIYKMLSSGKEDDKYSFLAHVCYKQDIHSVLEKVISQFVINLDQAIREKSSDTENKQARKWLDQAYKELNKTADNLPPIIELIDELKVQLRRAIPKIINANNPEKEPNYNPGMNILIGGNRLGRGVTIEGLMVTYYGRDAKQKVMDTVHQHARMYGYRSQLKDVTRLFLPEHILDAFRSIHEADEAMRQAIGDDIHNIKLQPVWIGGNLKPTRSNVLDPSVIDVLVPGSLVFPQNPAYKKDEIEDNFKEIEELLVNYQDNNQYYEVDIELIIKILNYTRSHYVLSEKWEDKRIIKGLTDIKSKGMTKGRLNVRRGERNNNQGLDMTRKDPFEWMFGFGSGRWSLEAKEKYPDVPTLIICYQKGEKSKKWDGHPIYLPMLVLPKQKFVLMFNYDEDE